TGTCGATGGTGTGGGTAATCCCCTTGATGGATTAGGTCCGCTTTATACCGAAAATCGAGCGTCCCTTAGTGCTGAGCCTATTAACCCTTTAGCAAGAAAACCCATTGATGAACCATTGGATGTTGGTATTAAGGCGATCAATGGATTATTGACCGTGGGAAAAGGGCAACGCATCGGGCTATTTGCAGGTTCAGGTGTGGGTAAATCGGTCACTTTAGGCATGATGACGCGAGGCACCACCGCGCAAGTTGTTGTCGTGGGTCTGATTGGTGAACGTGGTCGCGAAGTAAAAGAATTCATTGAAGAAATTTTGGGTGTAGAAGGTCGTCAGCGTTCGGTTGTTGTTGCTGCTCCTGCCGATTCTTCACCGCTAATGCGTTTGAAAGGGTGCCAAACCGCACTGACTATCGCTGAATATTTTCGCGATCAAGGCTTAGATGTATTACTGCTCATGGATTCGTTAACTCGTTTTGCCCAAGCCCAACGTGAAATTGCCCTTTCAGTAGGTGAACCGCCTGCAACAAAAGGTTATCCGCCTTCAGTATTTGCTAAATTGCCTGCGCTCGTAGAGCGAGCGGGTAATGGTGGTCCGAATCAAGGTTCTATCACGGCATTTTTTACCGTACTGACGGAAGGGGATGATTTACAGGACCCAATTGCAGATGCCTCTCGAGCGATTCTTGAT
This DNA window, taken from Vibrio nitrifigilis, encodes the following:
- the fliI gene encoding flagellar protein export ATPase FliI, yielding MLSLSERLSNYKVQGLTSRPIASGKLVRVVGLTLEATGCKAPIGSLCQIETMNGDMEAEVVGFSGDNLFLMPSEQINGILPGAKVTPLTQEAGMPVGMELLGRVVDGVGNPLDGLGPLYTENRASLSAEPINPLARKPIDEPLDVGIKAINGLLTVGKGQRIGLFAGSGVGKSVTLGMMTRGTTAQVVVVGLIGERGREVKEFIEEILGVEGRQRSVVVAAPADSSPLMRLKGCQTALTIAEYFRDQGLDVLLLMDSLTRFAQAQREIALSVGEPPATKGYPPSVFAKLPALVERAGNGGPNQGSITAFFTVLTEGDDLQDPIADASRAILDGHIVLSREMADAGHYPAIDVEKSVSRVMPQVTNEEHVLMSKAVRQVLSICRKNQDLVSIGAYKPGTDQAIDSAFTLKPQLDQYLQQSMKESVPYDMCLSMLRNVLGVQSE